From the genome of Vicia villosa cultivar HV-30 ecotype Madison, WI linkage group LG2, Vvil1.0, whole genome shotgun sequence, one region includes:
- the LOC131649217 gene encoding uncharacterized protein LOC131649217 — protein sequence MHARKSTGGSVPETFSVQGREGSAYVHNAIAGIVTRILNEGHKVEGISVPLAQMSASENSKDDQDGQDDVSKDQDNVETSADKNDETPVAKYVETSEFIVNLSQDCADGRTDDFHKVYVRRKCIEFSPTAINHCLGRNAEAQPELEVTDNEVCNTITGGKVKKWPIKSKLSASLLTVKYALLHKIGAANWVPTNHTSTIAVGLGRFIYAIGTKTVFDYGTYIFDQTMRHAGTSATKLPIAFPSLICGIILKQYPGILKAKDSVCKRESALTFHYKLLQRTDASTSAGKSQTSKAVTKASLIAELKETCKELENRKMKLEQLIQSLEQSADSGDDHAAGSDGEKMDADSDDEYKAEDDEDADAQISSSSDVEMSEEDDEVTAGSED from the exons atgcatgcaagaaaatcaactgggGGATCTGTTCCTGAAACCTTTTCTGTTCAAGGTAGAGAGGGTTCTGCTTATGTTCACAATGCGATCGCAGGTATTGTcacaagaatcttgaatgaagggcacaaGGTGGAAGGGATATCTGTTCCTCTAGCCCAGATGTCTGCCTCTGAGAACAGCAAGGATGATCAAGATGGTCAAGATGATGTTAGCAAAGATCAGGATAATGTTGAGACATCGGCTGATAAAAATGATGAGACCCCTGTTGCTAAAtatgttgagacatct gaGTTTATTGTCAATTTGTCTCAAGACTGTGCTGATGGTAGAACAGatgattttcataaagtttatgttagaagaaaatgcatAGAGTTCTCCCCTACTGCTATAAATCACTGTCTAGGTAGAAATgctgaagctcaacctgagcttgaagtaactgaTAATGAGGTTTGCAACACCATCACTGGTGGTAAGGTTAAAAAGTGGCCCATCAAAAGTAAACTGTCTGCTAGTCTCTTGACTGTCAAGTATGCTCTGCTGCATAAAATTGGCGCTGCCAACTGGGTGCCCACCAATCACAcctctaccattgctgttggcTTAGGTAGATTCATTTATGCTATAGGGACCAAGACTGTGTTTGACTATGGGACCTATATTTTTGATCAGACTATGAGACATGCTGGTACCTCTGCCACTAAGCTTCCTATTGCCTTTCCATCCCTAATATGTGGAATCATCCTAAAGCAATACCCTGGCATCTTGAAAGCTAAAGATTCTGTCTGCAAGAGGGAAAGTGCTTTgacttttcactacaagctgcttcaAAGGACTGATGCATCAACATCTGCTGGGAAATCTCAAACTAGCAAGGCTGTGACCAAAGCCTCTCTTATAGCTGAGCTGAAGGAGACTTGCAAAGAGCTGGAAAATAGAAAGATGAAGCTTGAACAGCTTATacaaagtcttgagcagtctgctGATAGTGGTGATGATCATGCTGCTGGTAGTGATGGTGAGAAGATGGATGCTGATAGTGATGATGAATATAAGGCTGAGGATGATGAGGATGCTGATGCCCAGATTAGTAGCTCCAGTGATGTGGAGATGAGTGAGGAGGATGATGAAGTTACTGCTGGCTCTGAAGATTAG